The following proteins come from a genomic window of Pyxidicoccus sp. MSG2:
- a CDS encoding U32 family peptidase has translation MTRRRPEILAPAGDLDSMKAALASGADAVYFGLDEGFNARARAENFSLATLPQTLALVHRAGARAYLTLNTLVFEPELSVVEDILRRVAAAGVDALIVQDPAVALVARAVCPQMEVHASTQMTISSAEGARFARGLGATRVVVPRELSVAEIRRLASETDIELEVFIHGALCMSWSGQCLTSEAWGGRSANRGQCAQSCRLPYDLVVDGQTRELGDVQYLLSPKDLAGVMAVPRLVDIGVHSLKIEGRQKGPQYVATAVQGYRRWVDGVAEGKPDAGALKKDLADMTLSYSRGFSHGFFAGSDHQTLVEGRFPKHRGAYLGRVESVHGRDVRVVDDAEGRPWTGGLGQEEQSRPDAPQGKVSSPLEGEAPMAAELSPRPGMGVVFDAGHPEDKHEPGGPLFRVERKGRGWVLGFGNPGPDLARVAPGQRVWVTSDPSLAKRTEELLAQGEPEGRVSLELVVSGTAGAPLAVTGKARGGHVCSVSSEVPLAEARGGGMDAVLLKDKLAALGGTPFHLAGLDASGLAPGLHLPVSELKALRRRLVAELSEAVARGPVRTVNEGSTLESLRASLRERVVATPVPEGARLLPLCRTDEQLEAVIAAGLPEVELDWMELVGLQRAVERARAAGLKVTIATVRVQKPGEEGYDARIQKLKPDAVLVRHWGAMMHFLERPPAPGEPRPALHGDFSLNVTNSMTALHLLGLGLDSLTFAHDLDAVQLEAMLEHLPAERFTVTVHHHIATFHTEHCVYSHTLSHGRDYRSCGRPCEQHRVSLRDHKGLEHPVVVDVGCRNTVFNAQAQSAASLVPRLLERGVRRYRVEFVRESREEATRVLSAYQDLLAGRIGPAETVRRAAVHEQFGVTKGTMKVLNPTFTVQR, from the coding sequence ATGACCCGTCGCCGTCCTGAAATCCTCGCCCCCGCGGGGGACCTCGACTCGATGAAGGCCGCGCTGGCCAGTGGTGCGGACGCCGTCTACTTCGGGCTGGACGAAGGCTTCAACGCGCGCGCCCGTGCGGAGAACTTCTCGCTCGCCACCCTGCCCCAGACGCTGGCGCTCGTGCACCGCGCCGGGGCGCGGGCGTACCTGACGCTGAACACGCTGGTGTTCGAGCCGGAACTGTCCGTGGTGGAGGACATCCTGCGCCGGGTGGCCGCGGCGGGCGTGGACGCGCTCATCGTCCAGGATCCGGCGGTGGCGCTGGTGGCCCGCGCGGTGTGTCCCCAGATGGAGGTGCATGCCTCCACGCAGATGACGATTTCGAGCGCAGAGGGAGCGCGCTTCGCCCGGGGTCTGGGCGCTACGCGGGTGGTGGTGCCTCGCGAGCTGTCGGTGGCGGAGATTCGCCGGCTGGCGTCGGAGACGGACATCGAATTGGAGGTCTTCATCCACGGCGCGCTGTGCATGTCGTGGAGCGGCCAGTGCCTCACCAGCGAGGCGTGGGGCGGGCGCTCCGCCAACCGCGGGCAGTGCGCGCAGTCCTGCCGGCTGCCGTATGACCTGGTGGTGGATGGCCAGACGCGCGAGTTGGGGGACGTGCAGTACCTCCTGAGCCCCAAGGACCTCGCGGGCGTGATGGCGGTACCGCGGCTCGTGGACATCGGCGTGCACTCGCTGAAGATTGAGGGTCGGCAGAAGGGGCCGCAGTACGTGGCCACGGCGGTGCAGGGCTACCGGCGCTGGGTGGACGGCGTGGCGGAGGGGAAGCCGGACGCGGGCGCGCTGAAGAAGGACCTCGCGGACATGACGCTGTCGTACAGCCGGGGCTTCTCGCACGGCTTCTTCGCGGGCTCGGATCACCAGACGCTGGTGGAGGGGCGTTTCCCCAAGCACCGCGGCGCGTACCTGGGCCGGGTGGAGTCGGTGCACGGGCGCGACGTGCGCGTGGTGGACGACGCGGAGGGACGTCCCTGGACGGGCGGACTGGGACAGGAGGAGCAGTCGCGTCCGGACGCGCCGCAGGGCAAGGTGTCCTCGCCGCTGGAGGGCGAAGCCCCCATGGCGGCGGAGTTGTCCCCTCGCCCCGGCATGGGCGTGGTGTTCGACGCGGGCCACCCGGAGGACAAGCACGAGCCCGGCGGTCCGCTGTTCCGCGTGGAGCGCAAGGGGCGCGGCTGGGTGCTGGGCTTCGGCAACCCGGGGCCGGATCTGGCGCGCGTGGCGCCGGGCCAGCGCGTGTGGGTGACGAGCGATCCCTCCCTGGCGAAGCGCACGGAGGAGTTGCTGGCGCAGGGCGAGCCCGAGGGGCGCGTGTCGCTGGAGCTGGTGGTGTCCGGCACGGCCGGTGCGCCGCTGGCGGTGACGGGGAAGGCGCGCGGCGGGCACGTGTGCTCGGTGTCGAGCGAAGTGCCGCTGGCGGAGGCGCGCGGTGGCGGCATGGACGCGGTGCTGCTGAAGGACAAGCTGGCGGCACTGGGCGGGACGCCGTTCCACCTCGCGGGGCTGGATGCGTCCGGCCTGGCACCAGGGCTGCACCTTCCGGTGTCGGAGCTGAAGGCGCTGCGGCGCAGGCTGGTGGCGGAGCTGTCGGAGGCGGTGGCGCGCGGGCCGGTGCGCACGGTGAACGAGGGCTCCACGCTGGAGAGCCTGCGCGCGTCCCTGCGCGAGCGCGTCGTGGCGACGCCCGTGCCCGAGGGCGCGCGGCTGTTGCCGCTGTGCCGGACGGACGAGCAGCTGGAGGCCGTCATCGCCGCGGGGCTGCCCGAGGTGGAGCTGGACTGGATGGAGCTGGTGGGCCTGCAGCGCGCGGTGGAGCGGGCGCGCGCGGCCGGGTTGAAGGTGACGATTGCGACGGTGCGCGTGCAGAAGCCGGGTGAGGAGGGCTACGACGCGCGCATCCAGAAGCTGAAGCCGGACGCGGTGCTGGTGCGGCACTGGGGCGCGATGATGCACTTCCTGGAGCGGCCTCCCGCGCCCGGGGAGCCGCGCCCGGCACTGCACGGAGACTTCTCGCTCAACGTCACCAACTCGATGACGGCGCTGCACCTGCTGGGGCTGGGGTTGGACTCGCTGACCTTCGCGCATGACCTGGATGCGGTGCAGCTGGAGGCCATGCTGGAGCACCTGCCGGCGGAGCGCTTCACGGTGACGGTGCACCACCACATCGCGACGTTCCACACGGAGCACTGCGTGTATTCACACACGCTGTCGCACGGGAGGGACTACCGGAGCTGCGGACGGCCGTGTGAGCAGCACCGCGTGTCCCTGAGAGACCACAAGGGGCTGGAGCATCCAGTGGTGGTGGACGTGGGATGCCGCAACACGGTGTTCAACGCGCAGGCGCAGAGCGCGGCGTCCCTGGTGCCCCGGCTGCTGGAGCGCGGCGTGCGGCGCTACCGGGTGGAGTTCGTCCGCGAGTCGCGCGAGGAGGCCACGCGCGTGCTGTCCGCGTACCAGGACCTGCTCGCGGGCCGCATCGGCCCGGCGGAGACGGTGCGCCGTGCGGCCGTGCACGAGCAGTTCGGCGTGACGAAGGGCACCATGAAGGTGCTCAACCCCACGTTCACCGTGCAGCGTTGA
- a CDS encoding SDR family oxidoreductase, which translates to MADGVFRDGLLAGKVAFISGGSSGINLGIAEAFVKAGAKVAINGRNVEKLEGAVKGLQAHGTAMGVAADVRDYAAVEKALQTVRDAYGELDIVVCGAAGNFPAPALGMSSNGFKAVMDIDVLGTFNISRAAFDHLRKPGACLINISAPQAYLPMAMQAHVCAAKAGVDMLTRVLAIEWGGSGVRVNAITPGPIDDTEGMRRLAPNEEGKQKIIQALPLQRFGKKEDIARLALFLASDAASYITGSIMVCDGGQSLLGGGALMAALM; encoded by the coding sequence ATGGCTGATGGCGTGTTCCGGGACGGGCTGCTTGCGGGCAAGGTGGCGTTCATTTCCGGCGGCAGCAGTGGCATCAACCTCGGCATCGCCGAGGCCTTCGTGAAGGCGGGCGCGAAGGTGGCCATCAATGGCCGCAACGTGGAGAAGCTCGAAGGCGCGGTGAAGGGCCTCCAGGCCCACGGCACCGCCATGGGCGTGGCCGCCGACGTGCGCGACTACGCCGCCGTGGAGAAGGCCCTCCAGACGGTGCGCGACGCGTACGGCGAATTGGACATCGTCGTGTGCGGCGCCGCCGGCAACTTCCCCGCGCCCGCGCTGGGCATGTCCTCCAACGGCTTCAAGGCCGTGATGGACATCGACGTGCTGGGCACCTTCAACATCAGCCGCGCCGCCTTCGACCACCTGCGCAAGCCCGGCGCCTGTCTCATCAACATCTCCGCGCCCCAGGCCTACCTGCCCATGGCCATGCAGGCCCACGTGTGTGCCGCCAAGGCCGGCGTGGACATGCTCACCCGCGTGCTCGCCATCGAATGGGGCGGCTCCGGCGTTCGCGTCAACGCGATTACCCCCGGCCCCATCGATGACACCGAAGGCATGCGCCGCCTCGCCCCCAACGAGGAGGGGAAGCAGAAGATCATCCAGGCCCTGCCCCTGCAGCGCTTCGGCAAGAAGGAGGACATCGCCCGGCTCGCGCTCTTCCTCGCGTCCGACGCGGCGTCCTACATCACGGGTTCCATCATGGTCTGCGACGGCGGCCAGTCCCTCCTGGGCGGCGGCGCCCTCATGGCCGCCCTCATGTAA
- a CDS encoding crotonase/enoyl-CoA hydratase family protein: MDGTYKSVRIEKGEGVAELVLTGPGKGNAMGPDFWREMPEALKALDADDSVRVVLVRGEGSHFTYGLDLMGMMESLGPLLTAEGNLALERTKLLKLIGDMQQATEGVARCRKPVIAAVHGWCIGGGMDLIAACDFRYCSQEAKFSLREVKVGIVADLGALQRLPRIIGEGNTRELAYTGGDVDSARALRMGLVNEVFATPEALLTEARATARRIADNPPLVVQGAKQVMEYCADKSIADGLRYVAVWNSAFLQSHDLTEAFSAFAERRPPRFQGR; this comes from the coding sequence ATGGACGGCACGTACAAGTCAGTGCGCATCGAGAAGGGCGAGGGCGTCGCCGAGCTGGTGCTCACCGGCCCGGGCAAGGGCAACGCCATGGGCCCCGACTTCTGGCGGGAGATGCCCGAGGCGCTGAAGGCCCTGGACGCGGACGACAGCGTGCGCGTCGTGCTGGTGCGCGGCGAGGGCAGCCACTTCACCTACGGGCTCGACTTGATGGGGATGATGGAGTCCCTCGGGCCGCTGCTCACTGCCGAGGGCAACCTGGCGCTGGAGCGCACGAAGCTGCTCAAGCTGATTGGTGACATGCAGCAGGCCACGGAAGGGGTGGCCCGGTGCAGGAAGCCCGTCATCGCCGCGGTGCACGGCTGGTGCATCGGCGGGGGCATGGACCTCATCGCCGCGTGTGACTTCCGGTACTGCTCGCAGGAGGCGAAGTTCTCCCTGCGCGAGGTGAAGGTCGGCATCGTCGCGGACCTGGGCGCGCTGCAGCGGCTGCCGCGCATCATCGGCGAGGGCAATACGCGCGAGCTGGCCTACACTGGCGGGGACGTGGACTCGGCGCGAGCCTTGCGCATGGGGCTGGTCAACGAGGTGTTCGCCACGCCGGAGGCGCTGCTCACGGAGGCGCGGGCCACGGCGCGGCGGATTGCGGACAACCCACCGCTCGTCGTGCAGGGCGCCAAGCAGGTGATGGAGTACTGCGCGGACAAGTCCATCGCGGATGGCCTGCGCTACGTGGCGGTGTGGAACTCGGCGTTCCTCCAGTCGCATGACCTGACGGAGGCCTTCTCTGCCTTCGCCGAGCGCCGGCCTCCTCGCTTCCAGGGTCGTTGA
- a CDS encoding prephenate dehydrogenase/arogenate dehydrogenase family protein, with translation MTESIALLGYGRFGRALSGLLLEAGIPHRVHDPRQPEVPPELRVGSLAEAVSGASLVVLAMPVGAMRAVLQELRPHLAPSQTVLDVGSVKVKPVQVLASVLGRDIPWAGTHPLFGPASLARGDRPRRTVVCPNELHPDAVRRARALFERLGCEVTEMTPDEHDTLMARTHVLTFFLAHGLMRADAGKGLPFAPPSFLPIARLVEYASTEVPHLLGVVQSENPYGRDARVALMDALTRLHLELEASRASDSLAASEAIPAPPGLAEIRERIDGVDRELVELLERRARLVQQAAQVKSEHGLPFPDQEREVSLLKLRRQWASEQKVDADAVEDVFRAVLRFSRRASRD, from the coding sequence ATGACGGAGAGCATCGCGTTGCTGGGATATGGGCGCTTTGGTCGCGCCCTCTCGGGGTTGCTACTCGAAGCAGGCATCCCGCACCGGGTGCATGACCCAAGGCAGCCGGAGGTTCCCCCGGAGCTGCGCGTGGGCTCGCTCGCGGAGGCGGTGAGCGGCGCGAGCCTCGTGGTGCTGGCCATGCCGGTGGGGGCCATGCGTGCGGTGCTCCAGGAATTGCGCCCGCACCTGGCGCCCTCGCAGACGGTGCTCGACGTGGGGAGCGTCAAGGTGAAGCCGGTGCAGGTGCTGGCCTCGGTGCTGGGCCGGGACATCCCCTGGGCCGGCACACACCCGCTCTTTGGCCCCGCGAGCCTCGCGCGAGGGGACAGGCCCCGGCGCACCGTGGTGTGCCCCAACGAGCTGCACCCGGACGCCGTGCGGCGGGCCCGGGCGCTGTTCGAGCGGCTGGGGTGCGAGGTGACGGAGATGACGCCGGACGAGCACGACACGCTGATGGCTCGGACGCACGTGCTCACGTTCTTCCTGGCGCACGGCCTGATGCGCGCCGACGCGGGGAAGGGCCTTCCCTTCGCGCCGCCGAGCTTCCTGCCCATTGCCCGCCTGGTGGAGTACGCGAGCACGGAGGTTCCCCACCTGCTCGGCGTCGTGCAGTCGGAGAACCCCTACGGCCGCGACGCGCGCGTAGCGCTGATGGACGCGCTCACCCGGTTGCACCTGGAGCTGGAGGCGTCGAGGGCGTCGGACAGCCTCGCGGCCTCCGAGGCCATTCCTGCGCCCCCCGGGCTGGCCGAGATTCGCGAGCGCATCGACGGGGTCGACCGCGAGCTGGTGGAGTTGCTGGAGCGCCGCGCGCGCCTCGTGCAGCAGGCGGCGCAGGTGAAGTCCGAGCATGGCCTGCCCTTCCCGGACCAGGAGCGCGAAGTCAGTCTGCTGAAGCTCCGGCGTCAGTGGGCCTCGGAACAGAAGGTGGACGCCGACGCCGTGGAAGACGTGTTCCGCGCCGTGCTGCGCTTCTCGCGCCGGGCGTCACGCGACTGA